From the genome of Eucalyptus grandis isolate ANBG69807.140 chromosome 2, ASM1654582v1, whole genome shotgun sequence, one region includes:
- the LOC104433592 gene encoding tetratricopeptide repeat protein 38, with amino-acid sequence MGGEGVKFDAWGYGVNTSSDDCVSAINAYYGQVLSYGRKRSVILEAVDRDGDCVLANILAAHYLCSADPSRSPSCFQAAKSRLEQATPYEKAVFNAVSSLISDNRDDEAAFELHQKLLKDFPKDLVSLKRAQILCFYMGRADLSLNLVEQVLPENQQENYVYGMLAFPLLELGRMAEAEKAAKKGFEINNEDCWAQHALCHVFQYECHFKEAVDFMEACSPSWSSCSSFMLTHNWWHVALCYLEGHSPIKNVLDIYDNCIWKEVERPDAVPAEVYLNALGLLLRLHVRGHINVYEERLKVLVSRLTDQKTWYIEWHLDLLILWALAYSGELSKAEELFNGLKSRLSKMSKKKQSFMHRGILLAEAMFDYGRGKYEQALKVLGPDFDANNCKMIGASDEQLDVFNEVWFIMLLCTGQATKAIEAIEERIKKREGAPFLWHLQERGYKLMGKPEAAAMSEKLRALESAYFK; translated from the exons ATGGGTGGAGAAGGCGTGAAATTCGACGCGTGGGGATACGGAGTCAACACCTCGTCGGACGACTGCGTCTCCGCCATCAACGCCTATTACGGGCAG GTGTTGAGCTACGGTAGGAAGAGATCGGTGATTCTTGAGGCGGTGGACCGTGATGGGGATTGCGTTTTAGCTAACATTTTGGCTGCTCATTATCTCTGTTCTGCCGATCCTTCTCGTTCGCCTTCGTGTTTTCAAGCTGCTAAGTCTCGTTTG GAACAAGCTACGCCATATGAAAAAGCAGTTTTCAATGCCGTCAGCAGTTTGATTTCAGATAACAGAGACGACGAGGCTGCTTTCGAGCTGCATCAAAAG CTCTTAAAAGATTTCCCTAAAGATTTGGTATCTTTGAAGAGGGCTCAAATATTATGCTTCTACATGGGTCGAGCAGATCTTTCCCTGAATCTTGTTGAACAG GTTCTACCAGAGAATCAACAAGAAAATTACGTATATGGGATGCTTGCTTTTCCTTTACTGGAGCTTGGTCGAATGGCTGAAGCTGAGAAAGCGGCAAAAAAGGGTTTTGAGATAAACAATGAAGATTGTTGGGCACAGCATGCC TTGTGCCATGTTTTCCAGTATGAGTGTCATTTTAAAGAAGCGGTAGATTTCATGGAAGCATGTTCACCATCATGGAGCTCTTGTTCATCATTCAT GTTAACTCACAATTGGTGGCATGTAGCACTCTGCTACTTGGAAGGTCATTCTCCTATCAAAAACGTCCTTGATATATATGATAATTGTATATGGAAGGAAGTGGAAAGACCTGATGCTGTGCCTGCTGAG GTGTACTTAAATGCTCTAGGTCTGCTGTTGCGGCTTCACGTGCGTGGTCACATAAATGTCTATGAGGAGCGCCTAAAAGTTTTAGTCAGCCGTTTGACAGATCAA AAGACTTGGTACATCGAATGGCATCTTGATTTGTTGATTTTATGGGCCTTGGCATACTCGGGAGAACTTTCTAAAGCAGAAGAACTATTCAATGGCCTGAAATCCAG ACTTTCTAAGATGAGCAAGAAGAAGCAATCATTTATGCATAGGGGGATCCTG CTTGCAGAAGCTATGTTTGATTATGGGAGAGGTAAGTACGAACAAGCATTGAAAGTGCTGGGTCCAGATTTTGATGCCAATAACTGCAAG ATGATCGGGGCATCAGATGAGCAGCTCGATGTTTTTAATGAAGTCTGGTTCATTATGCTACTATGTACTGGACAAGCTACAAAAG CGATCGAAGCAATTGAGGAGCGGATTAAGAAAAGGGAGGGTGCTCCTTTCTTGTGGCACCTGCAG GAAAGAGGCTACAAGCTGATGGGCAAACCAGAAGCCGCAGCCATGAGCGAGAAGCTCCGAGCCCTGGAAAGTGCATATTTCAAGTAG